One part of the Halobacteriovorax vibrionivorans genome encodes these proteins:
- a CDS encoding S8 family serine peptidase encodes MKYLSKIMAAAIVTSQISAATIAIIDSGTDMQHDVIAPKAWINQLEIPGNQRDEDRNGYQDDVYGWNFAESNNQVIDYKYLGTLNDDMVKFFELQEKSMRGTITPEELDWMRSIIKNEDFIKRMTVYGNFMHGTHVAGISATKSDDAKILAVKLIPTEVKLPGQEIASLNQDKGIIDFLVKRAIDALAKAQTGTFNEIAYYVSDHGAKVANGSFGTGFPQAKMIVETVMKTVSKKEPNPETVEHYAKYFVNALVDNSQSMLKAAPNTLFVFAAGNDGLNNDEYPTSPTNIQGDNELSVAATIDYSSLAPFSNYGEKMVDVAAPGVGILSSAPGNKYIKVSGTSQAAPYVAGVAGKILDINPSLKPVDVKKIIMETVDTKSFLAGKVKTGGVVNSERAQRAAILSLDISLSKAIASAKEDVADMEVEVREKSRRAPIYIKGSVLPLPSNFVLK; translated from the coding sequence TTGAAATACTTATCAAAGATAATGGCAGCGGCCATTGTAACATCTCAAATTTCAGCAGCAACTATCGCTATTATTGACTCAGGTACAGATATGCAACACGACGTGATTGCTCCAAAGGCCTGGATTAATCAATTAGAAATTCCTGGTAACCAAAGAGACGAAGATCGAAATGGATACCAAGATGATGTTTATGGTTGGAACTTTGCTGAATCTAATAATCAGGTAATTGATTACAAATATCTTGGAACGTTAAATGACGATATGGTTAAGTTCTTCGAGTTACAAGAAAAGTCAATGCGTGGAACGATTACTCCTGAAGAATTAGACTGGATGAGGTCAATCATTAAAAATGAAGACTTTATTAAGCGTATGACTGTTTACGGTAACTTTATGCACGGAACTCACGTAGCGGGAATTAGTGCTACAAAGTCTGATGATGCAAAAATCTTAGCTGTAAAACTTATTCCAACAGAAGTAAAACTTCCAGGACAAGAAATTGCTTCACTTAACCAAGATAAGGGAATTATTGATTTTCTTGTAAAAAGAGCAATCGATGCTCTCGCTAAAGCTCAGACTGGTACTTTCAATGAAATTGCTTACTATGTATCTGATCACGGAGCTAAGGTTGCTAACGGATCATTTGGTACGGGATTCCCACAAGCAAAAATGATTGTTGAAACTGTTATGAAAACTGTTTCTAAAAAAGAACCTAATCCTGAGACAGTAGAGCATTATGCTAAATACTTTGTTAATGCTTTAGTTGATAATTCACAATCAATGCTAAAAGCAGCACCTAATACTTTATTTGTATTTGCTGCCGGTAATGATGGACTTAACAATGATGAATACCCAACATCACCAACAAATATTCAAGGTGATAATGAATTATCAGTAGCAGCAACTATCGATTATTCATCTCTTGCTCCTTTTTCTAATTATGGTGAAAAGATGGTTGATGTAGCAGCTCCAGGTGTTGGTATTCTTTCAAGTGCTCCAGGTAATAAGTATATTAAAGTTTCTGGAACTTCACAGGCCGCTCCTTATGTAGCTGGTGTTGCTGGAAAGATTCTTGATATCAACCCAAGTTTAAAGCCTGTTGATGTAAAAAAGATTATTATGGAAACAGTTGATACGAAGTCATTTCTAGCTGGTAAAGTTAAGACTGGTGGTGTTGTCAATTCTGAGCGTGCACAGCGTGCAGCAATACTTTCTTTAGATATTTCTCTATCAAAGGCCATTGCTTCAGCTAAGGAAGATGTAGCTGATATGGAAGTAGAAGTAAGAGAGAAGTCTCGTCGTGCTCCGATCTATATCAAAGGATCTGTTTTACCACTTCCTTCAAATTTCGTTTTAAAATAA
- a CDS encoding 2-hydroxyacid dehydrogenase has translation MKKFNIFATDIIQGPLYERLKKDGHKLTVWDRREDGPLTSEKMIENANDSEVIISMLSNTIDAYILAQLPKLKLITQYAVGFNNIDIKYAHSKEIIICNTPNVLTEATAELAMALMLAVARNLEAARKNVLNKEWETWEPSGFIGNSLFKKKHGIIGAGRIGTQLAKMCKGAFDQEIYYTGPNRKDEIESSCNAKYLSLEELAQECDIISIHCPYNEETHKLIDKKIFALFKNNVILINTARGEIIDEEELFSFFEKHKEAKAGLDVVCNEPLKADSPLRKLDNVFILPHIGSANDEARLNMAQLIYDNISAFSKDEELKTRV, from the coding sequence ATGAAAAAATTTAATATTTTCGCCACAGATATAATCCAAGGTCCTCTTTATGAGAGGCTTAAGAAAGATGGTCATAAACTTACAGTTTGGGATCGCAGAGAAGATGGCCCTCTCACAAGTGAGAAAATGATAGAAAATGCTAATGACTCTGAAGTGATAATTTCAATGCTTAGCAATACAATCGATGCCTATATATTGGCCCAGCTACCTAAGCTAAAACTCATCACTCAATATGCTGTTGGCTTTAATAATATTGATATTAAATATGCTCACTCTAAAGAAATCATTATTTGTAATACGCCAAATGTTTTAACTGAAGCAACGGCCGAATTAGCAATGGCACTTATGCTGGCCGTTGCAAGAAATTTAGAAGCTGCAAGAAAGAATGTTCTTAATAAGGAATGGGAAACATGGGAGCCTTCAGGCTTTATTGGAAATTCTCTATTTAAGAAGAAACATGGAATCATTGGAGCAGGAAGAATAGGAACTCAATTGGCAAAAATGTGTAAGGGCGCCTTTGATCAAGAAATTTACTACACTGGCCCAAATCGTAAAGATGAAATTGAGTCCAGCTGCAATGCTAAATATCTCAGCTTAGAAGAATTGGCACAAGAATGCGATATCATCTCAATTCATTGTCCATATAATGAAGAAACCCATAAGCTAATTGATAAAAAGATATTCGCTCTTTTTAAAAATAACGTTATTCTCATAAATACAGCACGTGGAGAGATCATCGATGAAGAAGAGCTCTTCTCATTCTTTGAAAAGCACAAAGAAGCAAAGGCCGGTCTTGATGTTGTGTGTAACGAGCCATTAAAAGCTGACTCTCCCTTGCGTAAGTTAGACAATGTGTTCATCCTCCCCCATATTGGATCCGCCAACGACGAGGCACGCTTAAATATGGCCCAATTAATTTACGACAATATTTCTGCGTTCAGTAAAGATGAAGAATTAAAAACAAGAGTTTAG
- a CDS encoding response regulator transcription factor — protein MKKILIIDDDQEIRDLLRALLESNYNIIDASNQDEAIAIAWQEKPDLILLDILLQNESGFEICSQLKMNEELKDVPIVFISSKNNVNTRVTGYQLGGINFISKPFEPSEVKSIINTTLKSVNNENAMEVINYRDIALNVPSQEVKIKGHRIHFTSSEFKIIHLLLKNEQNVLAREKILNHIAPDNHKVNDRMIDTYISSIRKKIKDSNYIIRSVYGEGYKIQEISA, from the coding sequence ATGAAAAAAATATTAATCATAGATGATGATCAAGAAATTCGAGACCTACTGCGTGCATTGCTGGAAAGTAATTATAATATTATTGATGCCAGCAATCAGGATGAGGCCATAGCAATTGCTTGGCAAGAAAAACCAGACTTAATACTCTTGGATATCTTATTACAAAATGAATCAGGATTTGAGATTTGCTCACAATTGAAAATGAATGAGGAATTAAAAGATGTTCCAATTGTCTTTATTTCTTCAAAGAATAATGTCAACACAAGAGTTACTGGGTATCAATTAGGAGGTATAAACTTCATCAGCAAGCCGTTTGAGCCTTCTGAAGTTAAGAGTATTATTAATACGACACTAAAGTCGGTCAATAATGAAAATGCCATGGAAGTTATAAACTATCGTGACATAGCTTTAAATGTACCTTCTCAAGAAGTTAAGATCAAAGGCCATCGTATTCATTTTACGTCTTCTGAATTTAAGATCATTCATCTTCTACTTAAGAATGAACAAAATGTTCTCGCAAGAGAAAAAATCCTAAACCATATTGCACCAGACAATCATAAAGTGAATGACCGCATGATTGACACGTATATTAGTTCCATCAGAAAAAAGATTAAGGATTCTAATTATATTATTCGCAGTGTTTATGGCGAGGGTTACAAGATTCAAGAAATCTCTGCATAG
- a CDS encoding response regulator — protein sequence MKKHIMVIDDCYETAKLLATSLQNTFSFHVKYHTNPFKAIEDIKTLALLGDDKLYIICDYMMPQMDGIELYDEISILDKNISFILLTNENDSQVIEEAARKGIDLFLLKQQGFDVIINQINKIINDDSTLGHELIEVFEVTDIVRGFKIVEKGFGHLKLITKEEIPRNAIIKIGTGSNDNDIYRVNSCKIVNDKIEVDCSLLTSEAPARHLRAA from the coding sequence ATGAAAAAGCACATCATGGTTATTGACGACTGCTACGAAACCGCCAAGCTCCTTGCCACTAGCCTGCAAAACACATTTAGCTTTCATGTCAAGTATCATACTAACCCATTCAAGGCCATTGAGGATATTAAAACTCTAGCATTACTTGGTGATGATAAACTCTATATCATCTGTGATTACATGATGCCTCAAATGGATGGTATTGAATTATATGATGAGATTTCAATTCTGGATAAGAATATCAGCTTTATCCTCTTAACGAATGAAAATGATAGCCAGGTGATTGAAGAGGCAGCAAGAAAAGGAATCGACCTCTTTCTATTAAAACAACAGGGTTTTGACGTTATTATTAATCAGATAAATAAGATCATTAACGACGACAGCACTCTTGGCCATGAATTGATTGAGGTATTTGAAGTCACCGATATAGTACGAGGTTTTAAGATCGTTGAAAAAGGCTTTGGGCATTTGAAATTAATCACAAAAGAAGAAATCCCTCGTAATGCGATTATAAAGATAGGTACAGGTTCAAACGATAATGATATCTACCGAGTTAATAGCTGCAAGATAGTTAATGATAAAATTGAAGTTGACTGCTCACTACTTACCTCAGAGGCACCGGCAAGACATCTTAGAGCTGCTTAG
- a CDS encoding S8 family peptidase, which translates to MRFLILALAASFAANLSANYIVKYKDGSSETSIANPTTSFASFSISGDIEYVEEDRRLFAHYGEYNDTYYSNQWYFNNYLSNSFYHAREYALADGGPNVTVAIIDTGITSHFELNQNVVGGYDMISDGANSRDGGGRDSDPSDEGDFGDNSGTCSAGSSSSTWHGTHIAGIVAARSDNNYGIVGAAKGINLLPVRVLGACGGLTSDIADAVRWAAGGSVRGAGQNPNPAKVINMSLGARGSCSRYMQESIDFAKSQGAVVVVATGNSNADATFYTPANCRGVLRVGAVNQSRSRSTYSNFGSIVDIAAPGDGILSTVNSGQTTPSTESFASMNGTSMAAGFISATAAMIYQANPGLYPDQVRQIITQTAVSYYCDKESCSKGAVDPYEAVSLAYNTTPNANFSYKDPVLVGGTAALNDGFSSGNKSGGACGTIEDVSGGQGGNGTLVGLFFIMAVVIFHRYKFTKQL; encoded by the coding sequence ATGCGCTTTTTAATACTTGCTCTGGCCGCGAGTTTCGCGGCCAATCTTTCGGCCAATTATATTGTTAAATATAAAGATGGCTCAAGCGAAACATCAATCGCAAATCCTACAACAAGCTTTGCAAGCTTTTCTATTTCAGGCGATATTGAATATGTGGAAGAGGATAGGAGACTATTTGCTCACTACGGTGAGTATAATGATACCTATTATTCTAACCAATGGTACTTCAATAATTATCTTTCAAATTCATTCTATCATGCTCGTGAATATGCATTGGCCGACGGTGGGCCAAATGTAACAGTGGCCATTATTGATACTGGTATCACATCACATTTTGAACTAAATCAAAATGTTGTGGGAGGCTATGACATGATCTCCGATGGTGCCAATTCTCGCGACGGTGGAGGCCGTGATAGTGATCCAAGTGATGAAGGGGACTTCGGTGATAATTCTGGCACTTGTAGTGCAGGCTCAAGTTCTTCAACATGGCATGGGACTCATATCGCAGGAATCGTTGCTGCTCGCTCTGATAATAACTACGGTATTGTTGGTGCCGCAAAAGGTATCAATCTTCTTCCGGTAAGAGTTTTAGGTGCATGTGGTGGGTTAACATCTGATATTGCAGATGCTGTACGCTGGGCCGCTGGTGGAAGTGTGAGAGGAGCTGGCCAAAATCCAAATCCTGCAAAAGTTATTAATATGTCTTTAGGGGCCCGCGGAAGTTGTAGTCGTTATATGCAAGAGTCGATTGACTTTGCGAAGTCACAAGGTGCAGTAGTGGTTGTTGCAACAGGAAACTCAAATGCAGATGCAACATTTTATACCCCTGCAAATTGTCGAGGTGTTTTAAGAGTCGGTGCTGTTAATCAATCAAGAAGTCGTTCAACATATTCAAACTTTGGTAGCATTGTTGATATTGCTGCCCCAGGAGATGGGATTTTATCAACAGTAAATAGTGGTCAGACCACACCAAGTACTGAGTCATTTGCTAGTATGAATGGAACATCAATGGCCGCAGGTTTTATCTCTGCAACAGCTGCAATGATTTACCAAGCAAATCCAGGCCTATATCCAGATCAAGTTCGACAAATTATTACTCAAACAGCTGTTTCATATTATTGTGACAAAGAGAGTTGTTCTAAAGGTGCTGTGGATCCATATGAGGCTGTCTCTCTTGCTTATAACACAACTCCTAATGCTAACTTTAGTTATAAAGATCCGGTCCTTGTGGGTGGTACAGCTGCCTTAAATGATGGATTTTCTTCTGGTAACAAAAGTGGCGGAGCATGTGGGACTATTGAAGATGTAAGTGGTGGCCAAGGCGGAAATGGAACACTTGTTGGCCTTTTCTTTATCATGGCCGTTGTTATTTTTCATCGATACAAATTTACTAAGCAGCTCTAA
- a CDS encoding trypsin-like serine peptidase — MRLSNYIFTALLCFLTLNSNASVANSAASFFKHLDKAIYGELDIADTTGELSQDVKNGAHATALMVNRFSLNEILDGKLYSAKGQNFFKKAKMCEGENEFLNDLAYGGCSSVLVGPKTVLTAAHCIQNYQLACDRKSFVFDARADLGSKNKVQYFVKSQVYHCSKILAYHQTRDKTFDYALIELDRNVEGGRRPVKIKKDLLQNGDEVYMIGHPNGFLSRYSTNGFVRYDDELFYNTNLDAFGGNSGGPVFDKKTHEMVGLLIRGHDDLIWDTEKQCNRVVYCEEDGCDGESVLKIGAIIDDIESRRNN, encoded by the coding sequence ATGAGATTATCTAATTACATTTTCACAGCTTTACTTTGTTTTTTAACTCTTAATTCAAATGCATCTGTTGCTAATAGTGCTGCTTCGTTTTTTAAGCATCTTGATAAGGCCATTTACGGTGAGCTAGATATTGCTGATACGACAGGTGAGTTATCTCAGGACGTAAAAAATGGTGCACATGCGACAGCTCTTATGGTTAATCGCTTCAGTTTAAATGAAATCCTAGATGGTAAATTATATAGTGCTAAGGGACAGAATTTCTTTAAAAAGGCCAAAATGTGTGAAGGTGAAAACGAGTTTCTAAATGACTTGGCCTATGGTGGGTGCAGCTCTGTACTAGTTGGACCTAAAACTGTTTTAACAGCAGCTCATTGTATTCAAAATTATCAATTAGCATGTGATCGAAAAAGCTTTGTCTTTGATGCAAGGGCCGATTTAGGATCTAAAAATAAGGTTCAATACTTTGTTAAAAGCCAAGTCTATCACTGTAGTAAGATCTTAGCGTATCATCAAACAAGAGATAAGACCTTTGATTACGCACTTATCGAATTAGATCGTAATGTAGAAGGTGGGCGTAGGCCAGTTAAGATAAAAAAAGACCTACTTCAAAATGGTGATGAAGTTTATATGATTGGACACCCTAATGGTTTCCTATCTCGTTATTCAACTAATGGTTTTGTTCGCTATGATGATGAGCTTTTCTACAATACAAATCTTGATGCGTTTGGTGGCAATAGCGGTGGCCCTGTCTTTGATAAGAAAACACATGAGATGGTAGGGCTTTTAATTCGTGGCCATGATGATCTTATTTGGGACACTGAGAAGCAATGTAATCGTGTTGTTTATTGTGAAGAAGATGGTTGTGATGGAGAGTCAGTTTTAAAAATTGGTGCCATTATTGACGATATCGAAAGTCGCCGTAATAATTAA
- a CDS encoding dihydropteroate synthase, whose translation MTNILFLGVVNATPNSFSDGHRNLDNDFQIGQLEKFQQAKYGLDIGAESTAPFNEAISFKQEWQRLDEYISQHLDRLKAFKTISIDTYKVETMEEFMHSYGHYFSEVIWNDVSGAIDKEGLALFKKYPKMRYILCHNLAPKRNLANSHMDYLNENLDFNSIREFFNLKIAFLSEHNFDMDRLILDPCFGFSKTLNQNLELLENIHKIQDIHENWLIGISKKSFLQHLVRLEGSEDEMTDIHTASEKFHWKYLKRLKTRLNSVKQLYFRVHEAGNITD comes from the coding sequence ATGACAAATATTTTATTTTTAGGGGTAGTTAACGCTACCCCTAATTCATTCTCTGACGGCCATAGAAATCTCGATAATGATTTTCAAATCGGCCAACTTGAAAAATTCCAGCAAGCAAAATATGGCCTTGATATTGGCGCTGAAAGTACGGCCCCTTTTAATGAGGCCATCTCTTTTAAGCAAGAATGGCAAAGACTTGATGAGTATATCTCACAGCACTTAGATCGTCTTAAGGCCTTTAAAACCATATCGATTGATACTTATAAAGTTGAAACAATGGAAGAGTTTATGCACTCGTATGGCCATTATTTTAGTGAAGTTATTTGGAATGATGTTTCTGGGGCCATTGATAAGGAAGGGCTCGCCCTCTTTAAAAAGTATCCTAAGATGCGCTATATACTTTGTCATAATCTTGCACCTAAGCGAAACTTAGCAAATTCTCACATGGATTATCTCAACGAGAACCTAGACTTTAATTCTATAAGAGAATTTTTCAATCTTAAGATTGCTTTCTTAAGCGAGCATAATTTCGATATGGATCGCTTAATTCTGGATCCATGCTTTGGGTTTTCTAAAACTTTAAATCAGAACTTAGAATTATTAGAAAATATCCACAAGATCCAAGACATTCATGAAAATTGGCTTATTGGCATCTCTAAGAAGTCATTTCTACAACATCTTGTAAGGCTTGAAGGCAGTGAAGATGAAATGACGGATATACACACTGCTAGCGAAAAGTTTCATTGGAAATATCTAAAACGTCTTAAAACACGCCTAAATAGTGTAAAACAGCTGTATTTTCGTGTACATGAGGCTGGAAATATTACAGATTAG
- the ftsH gene encoding ATP-dependent zinc metalloprotease FtsH, with amino-acid sequence MKGQNKTLLLWIILILMFAAIAKISSESRQTYKPVTYPDFVSAIKSKHVEKVVLKGKDKILGKFKDGYEQGAWFETTGTTGTETFKILESHGIYPEYEAEEKQNVFTTFLLHWGPMIFLFLIVIFFLRQLQAGGGKAMSFGKSKARLLSPHDKKVTFKDVSGVEEAKEELAEVVDFLKDPKKYTNLGGKIPKGVLLVGPPGTGKTLMARAVAGEAGVPFFSISGSDFVEMFVGVGASRVRDLFEQGKKNAPCIIFIDEIDAVGRHRGHGMGGGHDEREQTLNQLLVEMDGFESNEGVILIAATNRIDVLDKALLRPGRFDRRVTVGPPDVRGRLGILKVHTRKTPLDTNVDLEVIAKGTPGFTGADLANLVNEAALFAARYGKKVLQMIDFEQAKDKVLMGPERKSMVLSDFEKKVTAYHEAGHTLVGLNLPKADPIHKVSIMPRGGALGVTQTLPDEDMHNLTLEKSENYIAFLMGGRVAEEIVFNEISNGASNDIERATQLASSMVCSWGMSEKMGPRNFSQPGASPFGSTAPSEGVGYSEATAKDIDEEIHRFLDENYKLAKKILTDNRDALNRLAEGLVVWETLDINQINDLVAGKDIGVPVIDEESSKSSSTLSGEKEEASEEKKSDAVNKPIDDPKLA; translated from the coding sequence ATGAAAGGACAAAACAAAACGTTACTTCTTTGGATCATCTTAATCCTCATGTTTGCGGCAATCGCAAAGATCTCTTCAGAGAGCAGACAGACTTATAAGCCAGTGACTTATCCTGATTTCGTTAGCGCAATCAAGAGTAAGCACGTTGAGAAAGTCGTTCTTAAGGGAAAGGATAAGATTCTTGGTAAATTCAAAGATGGTTATGAGCAAGGTGCTTGGTTTGAAACAACAGGGACAACAGGTACAGAAACTTTTAAAATTTTAGAGTCACACGGAATCTACCCAGAGTATGAAGCGGAAGAAAAACAAAATGTCTTCACGACTTTCTTACTGCACTGGGGGCCAATGATTTTCTTATTCCTCATTGTGATCTTCTTCTTACGTCAGCTACAAGCTGGTGGTGGAAAGGCCATGAGTTTCGGGAAATCAAAAGCACGTCTCTTATCACCACATGATAAGAAGGTTACATTCAAAGATGTTTCAGGTGTTGAAGAGGCCAAAGAAGAATTGGCCGAAGTTGTGGACTTCTTAAAAGATCCAAAGAAATATACTAACCTCGGCGGGAAAATCCCTAAAGGTGTTTTATTAGTAGGTCCTCCAGGGACAGGGAAAACACTTATGGCCCGTGCCGTTGCTGGTGAAGCAGGTGTTCCATTCTTTTCAATTTCAGGTTCTGATTTTGTTGAGATGTTTGTTGGTGTTGGTGCCTCTCGTGTACGTGACCTTTTTGAACAAGGTAAGAAGAATGCTCCATGTATCATCTTTATCGACGAGATTGATGCTGTTGGACGCCACCGTGGACACGGTATGGGTGGTGGACACGATGAGCGTGAACAAACACTAAACCAACTTCTTGTTGAAATGGATGGTTTTGAGTCCAATGAAGGCGTTATTCTAATTGCTGCGACAAATAGAATTGATGTTCTTGATAAGGCCCTACTACGTCCTGGTCGTTTTGATCGTCGTGTAACAGTTGGACCTCCAGATGTTCGTGGACGTCTTGGAATCCTTAAAGTTCACACAAGAAAGACACCTCTTGATACAAATGTAGATCTTGAAGTTATTGCAAAGGGTACTCCAGGCTTTACTGGTGCAGACCTTGCTAATCTTGTTAATGAGGCCGCTTTATTTGCCGCTCGTTATGGTAAGAAAGTTCTTCAAATGATTGATTTTGAACAAGCTAAAGATAAAGTCCTTATGGGGCCTGAAAGAAAGTCGATGGTACTTTCTGATTTTGAGAAGAAAGTTACAGCATATCACGAAGCTGGTCACACTCTTGTGGGACTTAATCTTCCAAAAGCAGATCCAATTCACAAGGTATCAATTATGCCTCGTGGTGGAGCTCTAGGTGTTACACAAACTCTTCCAGATGAAGATATGCACAACCTAACATTAGAAAAATCTGAAAACTATATTGCCTTCCTAATGGGTGGACGTGTAGCAGAAGAGATCGTATTTAACGAAATTTCTAATGGTGCTTCAAATGATATCGAAAGAGCAACACAACTTGCTTCTAGCATGGTTTGTTCTTGGGGGATGAGTGAGAAGATGGGACCGAGAAACTTCTCTCAACCAGGCGCATCTCCATTCGGTTCAACTGCACCAAGTGAAGGTGTAGGTTACTCAGAAGCAACAGCTAAGGATATTGATGAAGAAATTCACCGCTTCCTAGATGAGAATTATAAGCTTGCAAAGAAGATTCTAACTGATAATCGTGATGCCTTAAACCGCTTAGCTGAAGGGCTTGTTGTTTGGGAAACGCTTGATATCAATCAGATCAATGATCTTGTTGCCGGTAAGGATATTGGTGTTCCAGTTATTGATGAAGAGTCTTCAAAGTCTTCTTCAACACTTTCTGGAGAAAAAGAAGAAGCTTCAGAAGAAAAGAAGTCTGATGCTGTCAATAAACCTATCGATGATCCAAAATTAGCATAG
- the tilS gene encoding tRNA lysidine(34) synthetase TilS, which yields MSLREIKQKQLPQKAKQMLAHFIRFNKEMNFDFSAPIVVACSGGLDSIALTHLLLMAGANVRLIHVDHGTREEIRAERHLVRNFAHKYQIPMKSLKVELSLNDGNFEAQARKLRYDILKNDLENDELLVTGHHLDDCFEWSLLQQFKSQGKDIDLGIPYRNGRVYRPLFAFSKKHILKYAKLAKLTWLEDYSNEDIRFERNHIRKIVKESISSRWPGYLKHYCERMNRMKKIKEGLEDKNYKIIKRKWGILIKHHGCVDENLKKTILSQASTTRGKTYKQFNELEGLINSPRLGPLDFSGGIRVYAFGPYLAVVKKGCKLEFLNNKTTQIPEGVPFLSNNTNAKHSLKKTPLENSTLRKIFSEIKQPVHYSWRKAGKVLVWL from the coding sequence ATGTCGTTAAGAGAGATTAAACAAAAACAGTTGCCACAAAAGGCCAAGCAAATGCTTGCTCATTTCATCCGTTTCAACAAAGAGATGAACTTTGATTTTTCGGCCCCTATAGTCGTGGCATGTAGTGGTGGGCTTGATTCTATTGCCTTAACGCATTTACTTCTAATGGCCGGGGCCAACGTTAGGCTTATACACGTTGACCATGGGACAAGAGAAGAGATTAGGGCCGAAAGGCATCTTGTAAGAAACTTTGCTCATAAGTATCAGATCCCGATGAAGTCTCTCAAAGTAGAGCTAAGTCTTAATGATGGAAACTTTGAAGCACAGGCCAGAAAATTGCGCTATGACATTTTAAAGAATGATTTAGAAAATGATGAGTTACTCGTTACGGGCCATCATTTAGATGATTGCTTTGAGTGGTCTCTACTGCAGCAATTTAAGTCTCAAGGAAAAGATATTGATCTAGGCATCCCATACCGCAACGGGAGAGTGTATAGGCCACTTTTTGCTTTTTCAAAAAAACATATTCTAAAATACGCCAAATTGGCCAAGCTCACTTGGCTAGAAGATTATTCAAATGAAGATATACGCTTTGAGCGAAATCATATTAGAAAGATTGTAAAAGAATCAATCTCATCTCGTTGGCCTGGCTACCTTAAGCATTATTGCGAGCGCATGAATCGCATGAAAAAGATAAAGGAAGGGCTTGAGGACAAGAATTATAAGATTATTAAAAGAAAGTGGGGGATACTTATTAAACACCACGGGTGTGTTGATGAGAATTTGAAAAAAACCATTTTATCTCAAGCCTCAACAACACGAGGAAAGACTTACAAACAATTTAATGAATTAGAGGGACTAATTAATAGTCCAAGGCTTGGGCCATTAGATTTTTCTGGTGGAATTAGGGTCTATGCTTTTGGTCCTTATTTGGCCGTTGTTAAAAAGGGTTGTAAATTAGAATTCTTAAATAATAAAACTACGCAGATTCCTGAAGGTGTTCCATTCTTATCAAATAATACTAATGCAAAGCATAGTCTCAAGAAAACTCCACTAGAGAACTCAACTTTAAGAAAAATTTTTTCGGAAATTAAACAACCAGTTCATTACTCATGGCGTAAAGCCGGTAAAGTTTTAGTGTGGCTTTAA